One stretch of Chlamydia abortus DNA includes these proteins:
- a CDS encoding flavin prenyltransferase UbiX, translated as MKRYIVGISGASGIVLAVKLIEELSKMQHDVEVILSPAAMKTLYYELDTSSLLSLIPKENHRYIHQHNIKSIESKLASGSCRVDGTIIVPCSMATVAAISIGLGDNLLRRVADVALKERRKLILVPRESPLHSIHLENLLKLSQNGAIILPPMPMWYFKPQTIEDITNDIVGKILSLLDIESNLEKIWLNPA; from the coding sequence ATGAAACGTTATATCGTAGGGATTTCAGGAGCTTCAGGAATCGTATTAGCCGTGAAACTCATAGAAGAACTATCTAAAATGCAACATGATGTTGAGGTTATTCTTTCTCCAGCAGCAATGAAAACGCTCTATTATGAATTGGATACCTCTTCTTTGCTGTCTTTAATTCCTAAAGAAAACCATCGGTATATTCACCAACACAATATCAAGTCTATAGAAAGCAAATTGGCTTCAGGGTCCTGTCGTGTTGATGGGACGATTATCGTTCCATGTAGTATGGCTACAGTAGCCGCGATTTCCATAGGCTTAGGAGATAACCTGTTAAGAAGAGTTGCTGATGTCGCTTTAAAGGAACGAAGGAAGTTGATCTTAGTTCCTAGAGAGAGCCCATTGCATTCCATCCATTTAGAAAACTTATTAAAATTATCGCAAAATGGGGCCATCATCTTGCCTCCGATGCCTATGTGGTACTTCAAACCACAAACGATTGAAGATATTACTAACGATATCGTCGGAAAAATTCTCTCTTTGCTAGATATAGAGAGCAATTTAGAAAAGATTTGGCTCAACCCAGCTTAA